The Streptomyces sp. cg36 genomic interval CGACGGCGGCTACGAGGTGAGCGCCGGCGGTACGCGGCGGCACGACGCCGTCGTCCTGGCCCTGGACACCGCGGGGCTGCGCTCACTGGTGGGCCGGTGCGACCGGCTGGGCGACGCCGCGTGGCGCGAGCGCGTGGCCGGGCTGCGCAACGCCCCGCCCTTCCTGGTCACCCGGCTGTGGCTGGACCGGCCGGTGGCCCCGGACCGGCCCGGCTTCCTGGGCACCAGCGGCTACGAGGGCCTCGACAACGTCAGCGTCCTGGAACGCTGGGACGGGGAGGCGGCCCAGTGGGCGCAGCGCACCGGCGGCTCCGTGGTGGAGCTCCACGCCTACGCGCTGCGGCCCGGCGACCCCCAGGAGCGTGCGCAGGAACGCCTCATCGACCAGCTCCACCTGGTGTACCCGGAGACCCGCGCCGCCCGGGTGGTCGACGTCCGCCACGAGTGGCGCGCCGACTGCCCCCTGTTCCCGCTCGGCGCCCACGCGGACCGCCCGGGCGTGCGCACTCCGGACCCGCGCGTGGTGCTGGCCGGGGACCTGGTGCGCGTGGACCTGCCGGTGGCGCTGATGGAGCGGGCGGCGACCACCGGATTCCTCGCCGCCAACGCGCTGCTGGCCCAGTGGAACGTACGCGGTGAGCAGCTGTGGACCGTACCGGACCGGGGGCGCGGACTTCTGCTGCGCACGGTGAGCGGCTGGGGTTCACGGTGACCGGGCCCCCGGGAGGCGGGGTCGGGGCGGCGCCTGTTCCGCCTCGCGTATCGCGGACCCGTCCCCGCTGACCGCCGGGCCTCACACCGGCGCGCCGCTTTCACGCAGTCGGCGGGCGAGTGCGTGGAGTCCGCGGCGGGCGTGGCTCTTGACCGTGCCCAGCGGCCATCCCGTCAGCTGGGCGATCTGCGTGTGTGTGAGGCCGTCGAAGTAGGCGAGCCGCAGCACACGGCGCTGGCTAGCGGCCAGTTTCCCCAGCTCCGTGCCGACCAGCACCCGGTCGAGCGCGGCCTCGGGCCGGGCCGCCGGGTCGGACTCCCGGTGGGCGAGGTGGGCACCCACCGTCCTGACGAGTTCGGCACGGCGCGCCCGGGCGGACAGGGTGTCCGCGATGGTGTGCCGCGTGATGCCGACGAGCCAGCCGGCCAGGACACCCCGTGCGGGTGAATAGGTGGAGCGGCCGTGCCAGGCGGCGAGGAACACCGACTGGGTGACGTCCTCGGCCTCGCACGCGTCGCCCAGCGCCCGCTGCGCCAGTGTGTAGACCATGGCGCTCCAGCGCTGATGGGCGGCGACTAGGCAGGCTTCGTCACCCCGGGCGAACCCCTCGGCCAACTCCTTGTCGCCGAGCGCGCCTTGGGCGCACACCCCTGACCTGGTGCTCTCGGTGCTGTCAACTCCCGGACGGGCGGCCCACGGTGCGGTCACGATCGGTGCTCCTCCTCGACCACTCCGACGACCACTCCGGCGCGAACGGGTCGCGCCGCGTACGGCGGCCGACCGACGCACGAACCGGTGGTGCGGCTTTCGCCCCTTGCGGTGTCCGGCCGCCCCACCCTGCAAAGCCCTGTCGCACGGTCTCAAGTCGCATCGGATGTGCGTC includes:
- a CDS encoding sigma-70 family RNA polymerase sigma factor, whose product is MCAQGALGDKELAEGFARGDEACLVAAHQRWSAMVYTLAQRALGDACEAEDVTQSVFLAAWHGRSTYSPARGVLAGWLVGITRHTIADTLSARARRAELVRTVGAHLAHRESDPAARPEAALDRVLVGTELGKLAASQRRVLRLAYFDGLTHTQIAQLTGWPLGTVKSHARRGLHALARRLRESGAPV